The Clarias gariepinus isolate MV-2021 ecotype Netherlands chromosome 4, CGAR_prim_01v2, whole genome shotgun sequence genome window below encodes:
- the LOC128520588 gene encoding RIIa domain-containing protein 1 translates to MAAQSVDKADIGALSPEQQEQLRQFKIKTRIANEKYLRAHPEVEMLLSDFLSDVFVKRPTDIRKFAADHFSDPDLPRKIQIKLDEKI, encoded by the exons ATGGCGGCCCAGAGTGTGGACAAAGCGGACATCGGAGCGCTGAGCCCTGAACAGCAGGAACAATTGCGCCAATTTAAG ATCAAGACAAGAATAGCGAATGAAAAATATCTAAGAGCTCATCCAGAAGTGGAAATGCTGCTGAGTGATTTTCTAAG CGATGTATTTGTTAAAAGACCTACAGATATCCGCAAATTTGCTGCAG atCATTTCAGTGATCCAGACTTACCGAGGAAAATTCAGATAAAACTGGATGAGAAAATATGA